The Moorella glycerini genomic interval GCCGAGCAAGGCTGAGCGCTAAGTTTGCTAGCCGAGAACCACCGGAGCCTGGAGGCTGTACCCCCAGCCCAAAGAAGCTGGGGTAGAGGGCTGGGTGCAGGGATATGGTATCCCATGACGGAAACTTAGCCTTACCGCCGCTTCATCAAGTAGCCCTCGAAGTAGTTCGGGGGTTATTTGTTTTCAGTATTTCCCTTAAGAAATTAGAAATTAAAGCAGGATTTTTGGAGAGGATGGAGAATATTATTTAGAGACTATATAGAGACATGACCTTAATGTGGATAAATATATCCAAAATGGAGGTTCTCAATGTATCTAAATGAACTTAAAAAAAGAGTCTGCGAGGCTATAGATGCCAGGAAAGATGAAATTATCGGGATTGGCGAGTGGATTTTAGATCATCCGGAACTGGGCTTTAAAGAAGTGGCGACTGCAAAATTGGTGACAGAAAAATTTTTATCCCTGGGATTAAAGTGTGAAACAGGCCTGGCCATCACTGGGGTTAAAGCCAAAGCTCCAGGGAAAAGCCATGAGCTAACAGTTGCCATAATGGGAGAAATGGACGCCGTTGTTTGTCCTGACCATCCCCGGGTTGACCGGCAAACTGGAGCAGCCCATGCTTGTGGCCATAATGCCCAGGTAGCCTCAATGCTCGGGACAGCCTTCGGCCTGATACTAAGTGATGTCATCAAAGAATTGGATGGAGATGTAGCTTTTATGGCCGTACCGGCCGAAGAATTTGTAGAACTGGAATACCGGGAGAAGTTACAGCGGGAAGGGAAAATAAAATTTTTCGGTGGCAAGCAGGAACTTATCAGGTTGGGAGTATTTGATGACATTGACCTGGCCATGATGGTCCACTCCCAGGCCAATACCCCGGAACGAAAGGCCTTTATTGCCGGCGGCAGTACCGGATTTATTGGTAAGACCGTAAAGTTTAAAGGCCGGGAGGCCCATGCCGGTGGGGCTCCCCATGAAGGAATCAACGCTTTAAATGCCGCCATGTTGGGCCTGATGGCCATTCACTCCCAGCGGGAAACCTTCCGGGATGAAGATCACATCCGGGTCCATCCCATCATAACTAAAGGCGGCGACCTGGTAAATATAGTTCCGGCCGATGTGCGAGTGGAAACTTATGTACGGGGTAAAACCTTGGAGGCAGTACTTACGGCCAATAAAAAGGTAAATAGGGCCCTGCAGGGAGGGGCTTATGCCGTGGGCGCCGAGGTGGAGATTCAAGAATTACCCGGTTATTTGCCCCTGAATCAGGATCCCGTATTAAGTGAACTCTTTAAGAAAAATATCGAACCTCTCTTTGGCAAAGAAAACATCATCGAGGGGGTAGATATGGTTGGTTCTACCGATATGGGGGATCTCAGCGCCCTGATGCCGGTTATCCAACCCACTATTGGTTGCTTTAAAGGCCCCGCCCATAGCAGCGAATTTACCATAGTAGACGAAGAGGCCGCTTATATTGCTCCCGCCAAGGCCATGGCCATGACGGTAGTTGACTTATTATTCAACGGTGCCCGGGAGGGCAAAAAAATTAAATCCCAGTTTAAGCCCCTCTTTACCAGGGAGACCTATCTTGCCATGTGGGAAGAGGTATTAGCTTAATTAAAGAAAACAGGAGGGTATATAAGTATGCATATAAATGAAGCGGCCAGGATTGAGAGCGCCAGGATTGTGGAGGTGGATATCCCCTATGCCATCCCCTTTCAGATAAGCGGGGGGATAAGTTACAGCCGTAAATCTTTAATTATTGAACTAAAGGGCGAAGGAATTACAGCCTACGGCGAAGCCGCACCCTTTGAAGCTCCTTTTTATTCTTCGGAGACCATTGCTTCCGCCAGGGCCATGCTTATTGAATGGCTTTTACCCCGGGTGATAGGCAAAGAATTTAATAGTATTGAGCACCTGAATATGACTTTAAGGGAAGGCATCCGGGGCAACAACTTTGCCCTAGCAGGTATTGAGACTGGCTACTGGGACCTTATTGCCAAAAAGAATGGTTTATCCTTAAAGGAGTTAATCCGCTATAAGCTGGAACAGCTAGGCACGCCCGAGGAGTTTTTAGCAAGCAAAGACTATATTTTATCAGGGGTTTCGGTGGGGATTCCGGAAGATAGGAGTTACCAGACCCTGGCCCAATGGATCCGTAACTATGTAGAGGAAGGCTACCAGCGAATAAAGATCAAGGTTAAACCCGGCTGGGACCTGGAGGCCATGAGGGTGACCAGGGAAGTAATCGGCCCGGATTTTCCTTTCTGGGTGGACGCCAACTCCTCTTTTGCTGTGGATGAGCATCTAGACATCTTAAAACAGATGGATGCCTTTAATTGTCTCTTTCTGGAGCAGCCCCTGCATCACGATGATCTTTTCGATCACTACAAATTGAGCCAGGAAATAAAAACCCCTATCTGCTTTGATGAGTCCTTAAAGTCTTTGCGCATTGCCCGGCAGGTCCTCGAACTGGGAGTATCTAAAATCTGGAACCTCAAGATTCAGCGGGTAGGCGGTCTCCTGGAAGCAATTAAAATTTATAACCTGGCCGTAAAAAACGGTGTGGCTGTCTGGGGCGGCACCATGCCCGAAAGCGGTATCGGCGCCATGAGTATTCTGGCCCTGGCAAGCTTTGCAGGCTTTAAATATCCCGCCGATGTCGAGGCCAGCAGCCGCTGGTATGGCAGCGGCCATGACCTCATCGAGATAACCATGGATAAGGAGGGGAGAATTGGCGTTCCAGCAGGGATAGGTATCGGGGAGATTAATAGGGAGAACTATCACAGGTATGGCCGGGTAGTATATGAGGTTGGGTTGAAGACTAGAATGGCGGCAGATTGAATATAGCAATAAGGATAGGGGGTTAAAAGGTTATGTTTTTAAAAAAGATCCTATCACTCATCGGGCCTGCTTTTATTACTGCAGCAGTGGTACTGGGGCCGGGTAGTATTACTACCAGCACTAAAGCCGGTAGCCTGCTGGGCTATTCCATTTTATGGGCGGTATTGCTGGCCAGCGTTATGATGGTGTTTTATACCAGGATGGGAGCC includes:
- the menC gene encoding o-succinylbenzoate synthase; translated protein: MHINEAARIESARIVEVDIPYAIPFQISGGISYSRKSLIIELKGEGITAYGEAAPFEAPFYSSETIASARAMLIEWLLPRVIGKEFNSIEHLNMTLREGIRGNNFALAGIETGYWDLIAKKNGLSLKELIRYKLEQLGTPEEFLASKDYILSGVSVGIPEDRSYQTLAQWIRNYVEEGYQRIKIKVKPGWDLEAMRVTREVIGPDFPFWVDANSSFAVDEHLDILKQMDAFNCLFLEQPLHHDDLFDHYKLSQEIKTPICFDESLKSLRIARQVLELGVSKIWNLKIQRVGGLLEAIKIYNLAVKNGVAVWGGTMPESGIGAMSILALASFAGFKYPADVEASSRWYGSGHDLIEITMDKEGRIGVPAGIGIGEINRENYHRYGRVVYEVGLKTRMAAD
- a CDS encoding amidohydrolase, whose amino-acid sequence is MYLNELKKRVCEAIDARKDEIIGIGEWILDHPELGFKEVATAKLVTEKFLSLGLKCETGLAITGVKAKAPGKSHELTVAIMGEMDAVVCPDHPRVDRQTGAAHACGHNAQVASMLGTAFGLILSDVIKELDGDVAFMAVPAEEFVELEYREKLQREGKIKFFGGKQELIRLGVFDDIDLAMMVHSQANTPERKAFIAGGSTGFIGKTVKFKGREAHAGGAPHEGINALNAAMLGLMAIHSQRETFRDEDHIRVHPIITKGGDLVNIVPADVRVETYVRGKTLEAVLTANKKVNRALQGGAYAVGAEVEIQELPGYLPLNQDPVLSELFKKNIEPLFGKENIIEGVDMVGSTDMGDLSALMPVIQPTIGCFKGPAHSSEFTIVDEEAAYIAPAKAMAMTVVDLLFNGAREGKKIKSQFKPLFTRETYLAMWEEVLA